The sequence GGGTTCGTCGCTGGGCGCGTTCTGTGCGCAGATGTTGGCGTTTTTGAGTCTGCCGTTTCTGCTGCTCGAAGTGCAGGGCCGCACCCACATGGCGGCCGGCCTGATCCTCACGGCGTGGCCGCTGGCCACCGTGCTGGTGGCGCCCATCGCGGGGCGGCTGATCGGGCGCTACCCGGCCGGCTGGCTGGGCGGCATCGGCATGGTGGTGTTTGCCTGTGGCCTGCTGCTCGTGGGTCTGCGGCCCGAGCACGCCACCAGCCTGGACATGGCCTGGCGCCTGGCGCTGTGCGGCGCCGGTTTTGCGCTCTTCCAGTCGCCCAACAACCACACCATCGTGACCAGCGCACCCCTGCAGCGCAGCGGCGCGGCCAGCGGCATGCTGGGCACGGCCCGGCTCACCGGGCAGACCCTGGGGGCGGTGATGCTGGCGGCGATTTACGCGGTGTGGAACCAGCACGACGGGCGGGGCGAAACGATTGCGTTGTTTCTTGCCGCGGCTTGTGCCTTGCTCGCCGGGGTGAGCAGTTCCCTGCGGGTGCGCGCGGGTCGCTGAGACCGGCGCGCACCCGGGTCTGGACGCTCAGCCGAACAGGCGTTGCAGCCAGGAGCGCGCGCCGGAGATCGGCTTTCGCGCGGCGGTGGGTATCTGGCTCGAAGCCGATGCGAAGTCCAGCTCGAAGTCGAGGTCCTCCGACACCTGCGCCTGGTGGCGTGAGGCGCGCTCGGGCATCGCCAGCAACTGCCGGTGCCGGGTCAAGGCAGAGCGCAGCGTGCGGTTCAAGTACTCGGGACCGGCCGGTTTGGCGATGAAACGGTAGATCTGGCCCTCGTTGATCAGGCGGCCAATGACCACGCTGTCGCGCTCCTGGCTGTAGACCAGCACCACCACTTGCGGCTGGTTGCGGCGCACGGCTCGGATCAGGTCCATCTGCTGCGATTGCGCACCCTGGATGTCGGTGATCAGCACGGCCACCTTCTGACGCGTCAGGTGGCTGACGGCCTCGCCGATGTCGTTCGTGCACAGCAGCTTGCCGGCACCCTTGACCGAGGCCTGCCATTGCGCGCCTGCACTGGCGTCGTTGTCGAACACCAGGACACTTTCATGAAACGCTTCGGAGCCGTCGGCGCTCACGGTGTCCTGGAAATCGACCCAGGACGCCTGCGTCATGCGGACCACTTTGGCCGCATCACCCACGGTCTCCAGCAGCTTCTGGTTGTCCCAGGGTTTGGCCACGAAGCGGAAAACCTCGCTGTCGTTGACCGAGCTCAGCACCGCGTTGAAGTCGGAATAGCCCGTGAGCAAGAGCCGGATGCTGCGCGGCGACACCTCTCTGGCACGCTCCAGAAATTCGGTACCTGTCATGCCGGGCATGCGTTGATCGCTGATGACCACGTCGAAGTCCTCCGCGCTCAGCAGGGCCAAGCCGTCGAACCCGCTGCTGGCCACGGCCACCTCGTACTGGCCGCGCAACAACCAGCGCAGTGAGCGCAGCAGACCGGGTTCGTCGTCGACGCACAGCACCTTGGGAAGTGAAACCTGATTCATGGTCATGCCACCTTGTCCAGAGGCAATCGGACCCGGAACTCGGTGCCGACACCCACTTCGCTGCTGACCTCGATGTCACCGCCGTGCTCGCGCACGATGTCGCGTGCGATCGCCAATCCCAGGCCGGTGCCTTCGCCGACGGCTTTGGTGGTGAAGTAGGCCTCGAAGATGTGGGGCAGCACATCGGCCGAAATGCCGGAGCCCGTGTCACGGATGCTCACGGTGATGAAGCGAGCGTCGGCCCGCGTGGCCACGGTGATCGATCCGGTGTCCTGGATGGCCTGAGCAGCGTTGTTGATCAGGTTGAGGAACACCTGGTTGAGTTGCGACACGTTGCACTCGATGGCGGGCAGGGGCTCGAAGGCCTGCTCCAGACGCACCTTGGTCGAGATCACCGTCTTGGCGATGTAGCACACCGTGCCCAGCGCGGTGTTGAGGTTCACCGACGCGGTCTGGGCCCGGTCCAGGCGGGTGAAGCTGCGCAGGTTGTCCACCAGTTCGTTCATCTGACCCATGCCCATGAGCACGTCGTTCAGCATCTCGCGCGCTTCACGCACTTCCAGCATGGCGCCGGCAAGGCCTTGCGCCACCTGGGCGTCGCTGGCGGAGTCGGTCACGGCGTCCGATCCGACGTGCAAGGCCTCGGCCCGGTAGCTGGAATGGCGGATCTGCCGGTGGACAGCGCCTTCGAGCTGGTCCAGCGCCTGGATCGACATCTGCACGTTGTTCTTGGAGAACGCCAGCGGGGTGTTCAACTGGTGGGCCACACCCGCCACCATCTGCCCCAGCGAGGTCATTTTTTCCGACTGGGCCAGTCGTTGTTTGGTGGCATCGCTTTCGCGGGCCTGGCGCTCGATGACGGTCTGTGCGCGCTGCACGATGCTCAACAGAACGATGTAGAGCAAGGCGAGCAAGCCTGCCACGATCAGCAATTGCCGGTTGGAGCTGCTTTGCACCTGTTGCTGGTCGGAGGCAGCCTGATGGGCAAGTCGGCTCTCGTTGTTGAGTGCCACCAGCTTGAATTCTTCCGATGTGGCCTGGATCTGACTCAGGAACGGCGTCACGTCCGCGTACACCTCGAAAACCCCGACCACCGACTGGCTGCCGGGTTCGATCACCGGCAAATAACTGGCGATCAGGTTGCGGTTTTCCACCACACCCTGCAGTGCGCTGAACTTGTCGCGAAAGGTGAGCTCGCTGATCGCCTTGCCGTCGCGTGCGCTTTTCCAACCCGCGCTGCCCGACTTGTCTTCGCCGATCTGTGCCAACTCGGTCGAATAAACGGTGATGCCGCTCAGGTCGTACACCTTGATCTTGAAGATGGTGCCGCCCTGCATGGCTTCGCGCACCCGCGCATCCAGCGATGCAAACGTCGCCAAGGCCTGCAACTGGCCACCGGCGCTCTTGAAGCAGTCCTTCTTTTCAGGGGTGGCACTGGCTTTGCCCTGCGCATCCACAACATCCGGCATGGCCTTGCAAGTCGAAAAGTCGACCGTGCCGGTCTCGGCCAGGTAAGGGGAGATGTCGCTGGCCCACAAGGCGTTGGAGAACAGGCGCGTCAGGTTGACGTTGCCCTGTTCGTTCACGGCGAGCAGGTCGCGCCGAGCCACGGCATCGGCTCGGGTCACGAAGTCGCTCTGAATGCCGGTGAGCATCTGTGCTCCGCTGGTCTGCACGTTCTGGAAAAAACTGGACTGGCGGTGCTCGAAATACATCAGTGTGGCGGCAACCACACCAAAGGCCACCAGGCTGGTGGCGGTGAAATAACGGGTCAGGCGAAAGTAATGGGTCATGGGATCTCCAGCGGGAACGTTGAAACCGGGGCCAACGTACAAAGGGGGCCAGGAGGGCTCGCAGGCCGACGGCGTCGTTGGGCTGGGAGGGATGCTAGGTAGGGGTATCAAAACGGCCCATACTGCAGCTGGAGTATTTCGTGAGGGAACCCCGAGAGTTCGGTGACATATGTCATGACCGGCTGACATACGTGTGGCGCTGGAGGCCGGCGTTGCGGCCCGAGGGGCGCTGGCGCCATGTGGCACACTCCCCCCGCCTTTTTCAACCCCCAGACCAGACGCCCCAGAGGCGAACAGAGCTCAGATGCAGAACATCGTTGCGCAAATCGCGCAGGAAATCCGGGTGGGTGTCCACCAGGTTCAGGCAGCCGTCGACCTCATCGACGGCGGCGCCACCGTGCCCTTCATCGCGCGTTACCGCAAGGAAGCCACCGGCGGGCTGGACGACATTCAACTGCGCGAACTGGCGTTTCGCCTGGAATACCTGCGTGAACTCGAAGCCCGCCGCGAGACCATCCTCAAGAGCATCGACGAGCAGGGCAAGCTGACCCCCGAACTGCGTGCCGCCGTGCTGCTGGCCGCCACCAAGCAGGAACTGGAAGACCTGTACCTGCCGTTCAAACAGCGCCGGCGCACCAAAGGCCTGATCGCGCGCGAGTTCGGCATCGAACCCCTGGCCGACAAGCTCTGGGCCGATCCCACGCTGGACCCCGCCGCCGAGGCCGCCGCGTTCACGCGCCCGCCCGAGGTGCTGGACGACGGCAAACCGGGCGCCGACTTCTCGACCGTGCCGGCCGTGCTGGACGGTGTGCGCGACATCCTGAGCGAGCGCTGGGCCGAAGACGCCGCGCTGCTGCAGAACCTGCGCGAATGGCTCTGGGCCGAAGGCTTGCTCAAGAGCACGTTGGTGGCGGGCAAGGACGAGAACGCACCCGAGGTGGCGAAGTTTCGCGACTACTTCGACTACGACGAGCCGATCGCACGCGTGCCGTCGCACCGCGCGCTGGCGGTGTTCCGCGGTCGTTCGCTGGAATTACTGGACGCGAAGCTGGTGTTGCCGGAGCCTGTGGACACGCCGGCTTCGACGGGCTCAGCCCGAACGGTGGTGCCGTCGCTCGCCGAAGGCCGCATCGCCCTGCACCTGGGCTGGAGCCACAAGGGCCGCGCGGCCGACGACCTGCTGCGCAAGTGCGTGGCCTGGACCTGGCGCGTCAAGCTCTCGCTTTCCAGCGAGCGCGACCTGTTCGCCCGCCTGCGCGAAAGCGCCGAGGCGGTGGCGATCAAGGTGTTCGCCGACAACCTGCGCGACCTGCTGCTGGCCGCACCTGCCGGCCCCAAGGTGGTGATGGGCCTGGACCCGGGCATCCGCACCGGCGTGAAGGTGGCGGTGGTCGACGCCACCGGCAAGCTGGTCGACACCGCCACGGTCTACCCGCACGAACCCCGGCGCGACTGGGACGGCGCCTTGCACACGCTGCGCCTGCTGAGTGAAAAACACGGCGTGAACCTGATCGCCATCGGCAACGGCACCGCGAGCCGCGAGACCGACAAGCTGGCGGCCGACCTGATGAAGCAGCTGGCCCGGCCCGAGATCCAGAAGGTGGTGGTGAGCGAGGCAGGTGCTTCGGTCTACTCCGCCAGCGAATTCGCCTCACTGGAAATGCCCGACGTGGACGTGAGCCTGCGTGGCGCGGCGAGCATTGCGCGCCGCCTGCAGGATCCGCTGGCCGAGCTGGTGAAGATCGACCCCAAGAGCATCGGCGTGGGGCAGTACCAGCACGACGTGAACCAGAGCGAACTCGCGCGCACGCTGGACGCGGTGGTGGAGGACTGCGTGAACGGTGTGGGTGTGGACCTCAACACCGCCAGCGTGCCCTTGCTTTCCAAGGTGTCGGGCCTCTCGGGCAGCGTGGCCAAGGCCGTGGTGCGCTGGCGCGAGGCGCACGGCGCTTTCAAAAGCCGCCAGCAGCTCATGGAGGTGGCGGGCCTGGGCGCCAAGACCTTCGAGCAGAGCGCGGGCTTCCTGCGCATCCGCGGTGGCGACAACCCGCTGGACATGACCGGCGTGCACCCCGAGACCTACCCGGTGGTCGAGCAGATCATGAAGACCACCGGCAAACCGGTGGCCGAGCTCATGGGCCGCGCCGACATGCTCAAGACCTTGCGCCCGGAGCTGTTTGCCAACGAGCGCTTCGGTGTGATCACGGTCAAGGACATCCTGGGCGAACTGGAAAAGCCGGGCCGCGACCCGCGCCCGGATTTCCAGGTGGCGCGCTTCAACGACGGCGTGGACGACATCAGCGACCTGCGCGAGGGCATGATCCTGGAGGGGACGGTGAGCAACGTGGCCCAGTTCGGCGCCTTCATCGACCTGGGCGTGCACCAGGACGGCCTGGTGCACGTGAGCCAGCTGGCGCACAAGTTCGTGAACGATGCGCGCGAGATCGTCAAGACCGGCGACATCGTCAAGGTCAAGGTGATGGAAGTGGATGTGGCGCGCAAACGCATCGGCCTGTCGATGAAACTGGGCGATGCGCCTGGGCGCGGTGCAGGGCAGGGTGCCGGAGCGCGCGACAACCGGTTCGAGCCGGTGCGCACCGGACGCTCCGACACCCGGAGTGCGCCTGGTGGCTCGGGGGCAGCCGCCCCTTCGGCCATGGCGTCCGCGTTTGCCCGGCTGCAGGGTTCGGGCAAAGACCGCAAGGGTTGAAACCGGCCGGTTGAAACCGACCAGTTCGGAGCCGGGAAGGGGCTCAAGTTGGGAGCATGGGTGCCGATACACCATGGGACGGGCAATCATCAGGTCATTGCCCGCAACGACCATCTGCCGCCACCGGACTTCACCTTATGCAACTCGAAGCCCTGCTGAACTTCCCCCGCGCGCTGCCCGCCATGTCGCGCACCGTGTCCGACCTGCTGGCGGAGATGAACAAGGACGACCCGAACCCCAAGCGGGTGTCCGACCTGATCTCCCAGGACCCGTCGCTCACCACCCGGGTGCTGCGCCTGTCCAACTCGGCTTTTTTCCGGGTCAGCCGCAAGATCGGCAGCGCCGAAGAGGCCGTGGCCATGCTGGGCATGACCCATGTGCGCTCGTTGGTGATGGCCGCGGCCCTGGGATCGAGCTTCAAGAACGTGCCCGGTGTCAACCTGCCGCAGTTCTGGCGCTACAGCCTGCGGGTGGCGGACATTTCCAAGTCGCTGGCGGGTGTGCTGCGCCAGAACGAGAGCAACGCCTTCACCGCCGGCCTCATCCACGCCATCGGCGACCTGATCATGCACATTGCCATGCCCGACCTGATTGGTCCGCTGGACATGGGCACACCTCCGCTGGACCTGAACCGGGCGAAGGCCGAAATGTCGGTGTTCGGCTATACCTACGCCCAAGTGGGTGCAGGCATGGCGGAAAAGTGGCAGTTCCCCACCAACATCGTCTCGGCCCTCAACAACCAGATCAGCCCCTTTGAAGGCGAGGCCTACGACCCGCTGGGTGGGGTGCTGCACATCGCCTCGTGGCGCGCACGCGCCGAAGAGATCCAGCTGGATGAAAACGGGCTGGTCGCCACCTTCCCCGACCTGGTCGGTCTTTCGCTCGGCCTGGACCTGGACAGCGTGCTCGGCAAGGACCCCTCGGAGTGGTCGTTCAGCCAGGCGCTGGGCGCTTTCATTGACTGAAAAGACCTCAAGTGCGCAAGCTTTCAGGCGATACAAAAGGCAGCAGACCCGATTCGGGTGGGCGCACAAGGCGGGGAAAAGACATGCAACTCGAAAAGCTCCTGAAACGGCCCGATGCCCTGCCGTCCGCCCCCAAGGTGGTGCGCAAACTGATCGAAACCTTCGACCAGGAAGACGTCGACGCGATGCAGGCTGCGTCCTACATCGAAGACGACCCGGTGCTCACCGCCAAGCTGCTCAAGACCGCCAACTCGGCCTTCTTCGGCCTGCACCGCTCGGTGTCCAACGCGCGTGAAGCGATCCAGGTGCTGGGGCTCATCAAGGTGCGGGCGCTGGTGATTGCCGCCTCGCTGGGCGAAGGTTTTCACGCCGTGGGTGGCGTCAACCTCAACCAGTTCTGGCGCTACAGCCTCAACACCGCCAACCTCTCGCGCTACATCGCGCTGCCGATCCGCATCGACGAGAACACCGCCTTCACCGCCGGCCTGATCCACGGCGTTGGTGAACTTGTGATGCACGTGGGCATGCCCGAGGCCATGATCGATCTGGACCGCAGCGTGCCCATGCTCGACCTCAAACGATCCACCGCCGAGCGTGGCCTGTTTGGCTACAGCTATGCCGAGGTGGGCGCTGCGCTGGCACGCGAGTGGAATTTTCCGCGCCGCATGATCAACGCCATCGAACACCAGACGGCGCCGTTCGAGAACGAGGTTTACGAGCCCATCGCCGGCGTGATCCACATCGGCTCCTGGCGCGCCCGGGCGGAAGAGCAGGCCATGCGCTCCGAACTGCTCATCAACACCTACCCCGACCCGGTGGGCCTGGTGCTGGGCATTGACCCGGACACCGTGGTGGCCGAAGAGATTCCCTCCATCTCGCGCCACACCGAGATCACCGAAGCCGAGGAGACCCCGGGCGACCAGGTCACGTCGTGAAGGCTGGCTGCGACACAATCGCAGCCCATGAAAGCCCTCCGTCTTTACGCCGGCCCCCGCGCCCGGCAACACATCGCGCAACACGGCCTGCGCCCGCAGGACGTGGGTGTGATCCCCGCAGCCGCCGGCGGACCCAAAGGCCTGATCCTGGGACCACTGGACCGTTTCCTGTTTGGCCAGTGGTTGCCGCAAAGTGCGCAGCCCGTGCACCTGGTGGGTGCCTCCATCGGCGCCTGGCGCATGGCCACGGCCTGCCTTGAGACGCCTGCGGTCGCCTTTGAAAGGCTGGAGCGCGACTACATCGCCCAGCACTACGCCTTGCCCCCCGGCCAGAAGCGCCCCACGCCCGAGCAGGTCAGCGAGCAGTTCGCGGGCAACCTGCAGCTCTTCTACGGCGGTCGCATGGCCGAGGTGCTCAGGCACCCGCGATACCGCTTGCACATCGTCACATCGCGCGGGCGCCACTTGCTGGGGCGCGATGGCCGCGTGCGCACGCCCCTGGGCTACCTGGGCGCCTTTGCCGCCAACGCGCTGCACCGCAAGGCACTGGGTGCGTGGCTCGAACGCGTGGTGTTCTCCACCGCGCCCGATCTGCCGTTCGGCACCGACGATTTCCGCACCCGCCAGGTCCCGCTGAGTGAAGCCAACTTCATGGACGCACTGCAGGCCAGCTGCTCCATTCCGTTTGTGCTGCGCCCGGTGCACGGCATTGCCGGCGCGCCCCCGGGCGCCTACTGGGACGGCGGCATCACCGACTACCACCTGCACCTGCGCTACCAGCCGCCCGCCACCGCGCCCATCGTGCTGTACCCGCATTTCCAGCAAGCGGTGGTGCCGGGCTGGCTCGACAAGGCCTGGAAGGGCCGGCACCGCAGCAGCGCGGCGCTGGACAACATGCTGGTGCTCGCGCCCGATCCCGCCTGGGTGAAGACCTTGCCCAACGCCCGCTTGCCGGACCGCCAGGACTTCACCCGCTATGGCCCCGACCTGGCCGGGCGCATGAAGGCGTGGAACGGTGCGACCGCGGCCAGCCAGCAGCTGTCCGACGAGTTCGCGCAGTGGCTGCGGCAGCCCGACCCGGCCCGGTTGCAACCGCTGTGAAGGGGGCGGGGCAGGGGGATAATTGCGGCCATGTCCGCCGAGCCTTCCGTCCCCATGTACCTCACCGCCGCCCTCTACCAGTTTGTCGATCTGCCCGACTTCGCCGACCTGTGCGCACCGCTGCAGGCGTGCTGCGAGTCGAATGGCGTGAAAGGCACGCTGCTGATCGCGCGCGAAGGCATCAACGGCACCATCGCCGGGCCAGAAGCGGGTGTGCGCGCCGTGCTGGCGCACCTGCGGGCCGATGCGCGTCTGGCCCGCCTGCCCCACAAGGAATCGTGGAGCGATCACCCACCGTTTCACCGCATGAAGGTGCGGCTCAAGAACGAGATCGTCACCCTGCGCGTGCCCGGTCTGGACCCGAACAAGACCGTGGGCCAATACGTGAAACCGCAAGACTGGAACGCCT is a genomic window of Hydrogenophaga sp. RAC07 containing:
- a CDS encoding response regulator, with the translated sequence MTMNQVSLPKVLCVDDEPGLLRSLRWLLRGQYEVAVASSGFDGLALLSAEDFDVVISDQRMPGMTGTEFLERAREVSPRSIRLLLTGYSDFNAVLSSVNDSEVFRFVAKPWDNQKLLETVGDAAKVVRMTQASWVDFQDTVSADGSEAFHESVLVFDNDASAGAQWQASVKGAGKLLCTNDIGEAVSHLTRQKVAVLITDIQGAQSQQMDLIRAVRRNQPQVVVLVYSQERDSVVIGRLINEGQIYRFIAKPAGPEYLNRTLRSALTRHRQLLAMPERASRHQAQVSEDLDFELDFASASSQIPTAARKPISGARSWLQRLFG
- a CDS encoding sensor histidine kinase gives rise to the protein MTHYFRLTRYFTATSLVAFGVVAATLMYFEHRQSSFFQNVQTSGAQMLTGIQSDFVTRADAVARRDLLAVNEQGNVNLTRLFSNALWASDISPYLAETGTVDFSTCKAMPDVVDAQGKASATPEKKDCFKSAGGQLQALATFASLDARVREAMQGGTIFKIKVYDLSGITVYSTELAQIGEDKSGSAGWKSARDGKAISELTFRDKFSALQGVVENRNLIASYLPVIEPGSQSVVGVFEVYADVTPFLSQIQATSEEFKLVALNNESRLAHQAASDQQQVQSSSNRQLLIVAGLLALLYIVLLSIVQRAQTVIERQARESDATKQRLAQSEKMTSLGQMVAGVAHQLNTPLAFSKNNVQMSIQALDQLEGAVHRQIRHSSYRAEALHVGSDAVTDSASDAQVAQGLAGAMLEVREAREMLNDVLMGMGQMNELVDNLRSFTRLDRAQTASVNLNTALGTVCYIAKTVISTKVRLEQAFEPLPAIECNVSQLNQVFLNLINNAAQAIQDTGSITVATRADARFITVSIRDTGSGISADVLPHIFEAYFTTKAVGEGTGLGLAIARDIVREHGGDIEVSSEVGVGTEFRVRLPLDKVA
- a CDS encoding Tex family protein — encoded protein: MQNIVAQIAQEIRVGVHQVQAAVDLIDGGATVPFIARYRKEATGGLDDIQLRELAFRLEYLRELEARRETILKSIDEQGKLTPELRAAVLLAATKQELEDLYLPFKQRRRTKGLIAREFGIEPLADKLWADPTLDPAAEAAAFTRPPEVLDDGKPGADFSTVPAVLDGVRDILSERWAEDAALLQNLREWLWAEGLLKSTLVAGKDENAPEVAKFRDYFDYDEPIARVPSHRALAVFRGRSLELLDAKLVLPEPVDTPASTGSARTVVPSLAEGRIALHLGWSHKGRAADDLLRKCVAWTWRVKLSLSSERDLFARLRESAEAVAIKVFADNLRDLLLAAPAGPKVVMGLDPGIRTGVKVAVVDATGKLVDTATVYPHEPRRDWDGALHTLRLLSEKHGVNLIAIGNGTASRETDKLAADLMKQLARPEIQKVVVSEAGASVYSASEFASLEMPDVDVSLRGAASIARRLQDPLAELVKIDPKSIGVGQYQHDVNQSELARTLDAVVEDCVNGVGVDLNTASVPLLSKVSGLSGSVAKAVVRWREAHGAFKSRQQLMEVAGLGAKTFEQSAGFLRIRGGDNPLDMTGVHPETYPVVEQIMKTTGKPVAELMGRADMLKTLRPELFANERFGVITVKDILGELEKPGRDPRPDFQVARFNDGVDDISDLREGMILEGTVSNVAQFGAFIDLGVHQDGLVHVSQLAHKFVNDAREIVKTGDIVKVKVMEVDVARKRIGLSMKLGDAPGRGAGQGAGARDNRFEPVRTGRSDTRSAPGGSGAAAPSAMASAFARLQGSGKDRKG
- a CDS encoding HDOD domain-containing protein, which codes for MQLEALLNFPRALPAMSRTVSDLLAEMNKDDPNPKRVSDLISQDPSLTTRVLRLSNSAFFRVSRKIGSAEEAVAMLGMTHVRSLVMAAALGSSFKNVPGVNLPQFWRYSLRVADISKSLAGVLRQNESNAFTAGLIHAIGDLIMHIAMPDLIGPLDMGTPPLDLNRAKAEMSVFGYTYAQVGAGMAEKWQFPTNIVSALNNQISPFEGEAYDPLGGVLHIASWRARAEEIQLDENGLVATFPDLVGLSLGLDLDSVLGKDPSEWSFSQALGAFID
- a CDS encoding HDOD domain-containing protein, giving the protein MQLEKLLKRPDALPSAPKVVRKLIETFDQEDVDAMQAASYIEDDPVLTAKLLKTANSAFFGLHRSVSNAREAIQVLGLIKVRALVIAASLGEGFHAVGGVNLNQFWRYSLNTANLSRYIALPIRIDENTAFTAGLIHGVGELVMHVGMPEAMIDLDRSVPMLDLKRSTAERGLFGYSYAEVGAALAREWNFPRRMINAIEHQTAPFENEVYEPIAGVIHIGSWRARAEEQAMRSELLINTYPDPVGLVLGIDPDTVVAEEIPSISRHTEITEAEETPGDQVTS
- a CDS encoding patatin-like phospholipase family protein: MKALRLYAGPRARQHIAQHGLRPQDVGVIPAAAGGPKGLILGPLDRFLFGQWLPQSAQPVHLVGASIGAWRMATACLETPAVAFERLERDYIAQHYALPPGQKRPTPEQVSEQFAGNLQLFYGGRMAEVLRHPRYRLHIVTSRGRHLLGRDGRVRTPLGYLGAFAANALHRKALGAWLERVVFSTAPDLPFGTDDFRTRQVPLSEANFMDALQASCSIPFVLRPVHGIAGAPPGAYWDGGITDYHLHLRYQPPATAPIVLYPHFQQAVVPGWLDKAWKGRHRSSAALDNMLVLAPDPAWVKTLPNARLPDRQDFTRYGPDLAGRMKAWNGATAASQQLSDEFAQWLRQPDPARLQPL